A section of the Oncorhynchus gorbuscha isolate QuinsamMale2020 ecotype Even-year linkage group LG06, OgorEven_v1.0, whole genome shotgun sequence genome encodes:
- the LOC124037661 gene encoding methyl-CpG-binding domain protein 3-like isoform X3 — MDKNDPTGKKFRSKPQLARYLGNQMDLSSFDFRTGKMLMSKLNKNRQRLRYDNNNQTKGKPDLNTSLPVRQTASIFKQPVTKVTNHPSNKVKTDPQKAVDQPKQLFWEKKLGGLNAFDIAEELVKTMDLPKGLQGVGPGCTDKTLLSAIASALHTSAAPITGQLSAAVEKNPGVWLNTTQPLCKAFIVTDEDIRKQEELVYSVRKKLEEALMADMLAHVQEAASEGDSLNEDNDDMETV, encoded by the exons TCCAACCGGGAAGAAGTTTCGGAGcaagcctcagctggctcgttACCTTGGCAACCAGATGGACCTCAGCTCCTTCGACTTCCGCACGGGGAAGATGCTCATGAGTAAACTGAACAAGAACAGACAGAGACTCCGCTATGACAACAACAATCAGACCAAG GGCAAGCCAGACCTGAACACATCACTTCCCGTCAGACAGACTGCTTCCATCTTTAAGCAGCCTGTCACCAAGGTTACCAACCACCCTAGCAACAAAGTCAAGACGGATCCACAGAAAGCTGTGGACCAGCCAAAACAG CTTTTCTGGGAGAAGAAGCTTGGTGGTCTCAATGCATTTGACATCGCAGAGGAGCTAGTGAAGACAATGGACCTGCCTAAAGGTCTGCAAG GAGTTGGACCTGGATGTACAGACAAGACTCTACTGTCAGCGATAGCCAGCGCCCTGCACACTAGTGCAGCCCCCATCACCGGTCAGCTGTCTGCAGCCGTGGAGAAGAACCCAGGGGTGTGGCTCAACACGACTCAGCCCCTCTGCAAGGCTTTCATAGTCACTGACGAGGACATCAG GAAGCAGGAAGAGCTGGTGTACAGTGTGAGGAAGAAGCTGGAGGAGGCTCTAATGGCGGACATGTTGGCTCATGTGCAGGAAGCAGCCAGTGAGGGCGACTCACTCAATGAAGACAATGATGACATGGAGACTGTATAG
- the LOC124037661 gene encoding methyl-CpG-binding domain protein 3-like isoform X2 codes for MEKKRWDCSALPKGWQIEEVTRKSGLSAGKSDVYYYSPTGKKFRSKPQLARYLGNQMDLSSFDFRTGKMLMSKLNKNRQRLRYDNNNQTKGKPDLNTSLPVRQTASIFKQPVTKVTNHPSNKVKTDPQKAVDQPKQLFWEKKLGGLNAFDIAEELVKTMDLPKGLQGVGPGCTDKTLLSAIASALHTSAAPITGQLSAAVEKNPGVWLNTTQPLCKAFIVTDEDIRKQEELVYSVRKKLEEALMADMLAHVQEAASEGDSLNEDNDDMETV; via the exons ATGGAGAAGAAACGGTGGGATTGCTCGGCTCTCCCCAAGGGCTGGCAAATTGAAGAAGTGACCAGAAAGTCGGGTTTGTCTGCGGGGAAAAGCGATGTCTATTATTATAG TCCAACCGGGAAGAAGTTTCGGAGcaagcctcagctggctcgttACCTTGGCAACCAGATGGACCTCAGCTCCTTCGACTTCCGCACGGGGAAGATGCTCATGAGTAAACTGAACAAGAACAGACAGAGACTCCGCTATGACAACAACAATCAGACCAAG GGCAAGCCAGACCTGAACACATCACTTCCCGTCAGACAGACTGCTTCCATCTTTAAGCAGCCTGTCACCAAGGTTACCAACCACCCTAGCAACAAAGTCAAGACGGATCCACAGAAAGCTGTGGACCAGCCAAAACAG CTTTTCTGGGAGAAGAAGCTTGGTGGTCTCAATGCATTTGACATCGCAGAGGAGCTAGTGAAGACAATGGACCTGCCTAAAGGTCTGCAAG GAGTTGGACCTGGATGTACAGACAAGACTCTACTGTCAGCGATAGCCAGCGCCCTGCACACTAGTGCAGCCCCCATCACCGGTCAGCTGTCTGCAGCCGTGGAGAAGAACCCAGGGGTGTGGCTCAACACGACTCAGCCCCTCTGCAAGGCTTTCATAGTCACTGACGAGGACATCAG GAAGCAGGAAGAGCTGGTGTACAGTGTGAGGAAGAAGCTGGAGGAGGCTCTAATGGCGGACATGTTGGCTCATGTGCAGGAAGCAGCCAGTGAGGGCGACTCACTCAATGAAGACAATGATGACATGGAGACTGTATAG
- the LOC124037661 gene encoding methyl-CpG-binding domain protein 3-like isoform X4, with protein MDLSSFDFRTGKMLMSKLNKNRQRLRYDNNNQTKGKPDLNTSLPVRQTASIFKQPVTKVTNHPSNKVKTDPQKAVDQPKQLFWEKKLGGLNAFDIAEELVKTMDLPKGLQGVGPGCTDKTLLSAIASALHTSAAPITGQLSAAVEKNPGVWLNTTQPLCKAFIVTDEDIRKQEELVYSVRKKLEEALMADMLAHVQEAASEGDSLNEDNDDMETV; from the exons ATGGACCTCAGCTCCTTCGACTTCCGCACGGGGAAGATGCTCATGAGTAAACTGAACAAGAACAGACAGAGACTCCGCTATGACAACAACAATCAGACCAAG GGCAAGCCAGACCTGAACACATCACTTCCCGTCAGACAGACTGCTTCCATCTTTAAGCAGCCTGTCACCAAGGTTACCAACCACCCTAGCAACAAAGTCAAGACGGATCCACAGAAAGCTGTGGACCAGCCAAAACAG CTTTTCTGGGAGAAGAAGCTTGGTGGTCTCAATGCATTTGACATCGCAGAGGAGCTAGTGAAGACAATGGACCTGCCTAAAGGTCTGCAAG GAGTTGGACCTGGATGTACAGACAAGACTCTACTGTCAGCGATAGCCAGCGCCCTGCACACTAGTGCAGCCCCCATCACCGGTCAGCTGTCTGCAGCCGTGGAGAAGAACCCAGGGGTGTGGCTCAACACGACTCAGCCCCTCTGCAAGGCTTTCATAGTCACTGACGAGGACATCAG GAAGCAGGAAGAGCTGGTGTACAGTGTGAGGAAGAAGCTGGAGGAGGCTCTAATGGCGGACATGTTGGCTCATGTGCAGGAAGCAGCCAGTGAGGGCGACTCACTCAATGAAGACAATGATGACATGGAGACTGTATAG